The genomic stretch GACCGACTTCCACTTGGCGGCCTACGTCTATATGCCCAACGGGCAGTTGTACAGTTCGACCGAGTTCTCGGGGACGGCCAAAAACAACGTCTTCACCATCAAGAACACCGCGGGCGCGGGATATACGGACGTGACGAGCGGCGTGTACGGTATCTACGTCGCCGACCAAATCGTCACCTCGGGCAACGCGGGGTATAAGGCCGTATTCTACCGAACGGCGGTCGACCTCAGCGATACCACTATCTACAAGAATAATACGCAGGTCACCAAAGCCCGCGACAAGAACGCCGGGTTGAAGTATTACCGCTTGGCCGAGTTCTGGAAATATCCCGACGGAATGCCCGTCGCCGATTTGCCCTGGTATTACAAGGGCATAGCCATAGGCTAAAGGAGGTGCGCTATGTTGGGTAAACTTTGGAAAAAACTAAGAGCCAACCGTAAGGGCTTTACCCTGGTCGAGTGCGTGCTCGCCTCCGCCATCATCGGCGCGGGCGCGACGTTGGTGATGTCTATGGTGTCCATGGGCTATTCGTACGTCACGCGGTCGCGGTCGCTGGACGAGATGTCCTCCGTGGCGCAGGAGCGTGCTTTCGTCACCGTGTATACGGACGGATTCGAGGCGCAAAACGGGTTGGTCGAATTGGACGAGGATTCGGGGATCAGCGTGGGCTACAGCGAAAACTTGCCCGTGCGTATGGCGTACGAAATCCACTACGGGGCGTCGAGCAAGACGGACGTCATCATGCCTACCGATTCCAACTACGTCGCGGTCATCGTCACCGATACGCGCGACAATAAGATCGTATACTATATGGTGTCCCCAAAGGACAGCAAAATACAAACCTTGTACACGGCGAAAGAGAATAAATGAGAAAACTGTTTTGGCGAAAAGCGTATACTTTGATCGAATTGGTGTTGGCGATAGCCCTCACCGCCGTCATTGCGTCTCTTTCGGCCACGCTCATCGACTACGCCGTGCGTATGCGCCGTATGTCCGATGCGCAGACTTCCATGTATAT from Clostridia bacterium encodes the following:
- a CDS encoding prepilin-type N-terminal cleavage/methylation domain-containing protein, whose amino-acid sequence is MLGKLWKKLRANRKGFTLVECVLASAIIGAGATLVMSMVSMGYSYVTRSRSLDEMSSVAQERAFVTVYTDGFEAQNGLVELDEDSGISVGYSENLPVRMAYEIHYGASSKTDVIMPTDSNYVAVIVTDTRDNKIVYYMVSPKDSKIQTLYTAKENK